A single genomic interval of Deltaproteobacteria bacterium harbors:
- a CDS encoding glutamate synthase subunit beta yields MGKLTGFLEFPRELPPEEPAKQRVKHYHEFAQKLSEEKIREQGARCMDCGIPFCHTGCPLGNIIPEWNDLVYRNEWEEASIRLHSTNNFPEVTGRVCPAPCETACVLGIIEPPVTIKNIEKSIADKAFGLGIIKPVLPIRKTGKKVAVIGSGPAGLACAQQLARAGHDVTVFEKSDRIGGLLRYGIPDFKMEKAIIDRRMAQMQKEGVQFKTNVHIGAQLKADELKKQFDAVVLAMGAEAPRELHIPGRDLPGVHLAMDYLTQNNKRVAGDKLDTAQAIFAKDKVVIVIGGGDTGSDCVGTANRQGAKEVHQFEIMSRPPEARDPSTPWPYWPYMLRTSSSQEEGCERQWSLLTKKFSGEAKVEKLHGVKVEMKKDASGKMQLVEIPGSEFEIKADLVLLAMGFVSPVKNGLLEQLGVQYNEKSAVKINSQRMTSVPGVFAAGDVSRGASLVVWAIADGRQTAREVDKYLMGSTDLL; encoded by the coding sequence ATGGGAAAGTTAACAGGATTTTTAGAATTTCCAAGGGAATTACCCCCTGAAGAGCCGGCCAAACAACGGGTCAAGCACTACCACGAGTTTGCTCAAAAATTATCCGAAGAAAAAATTCGCGAGCAAGGGGCACGTTGTATGGATTGTGGCATTCCCTTTTGCCACACCGGTTGCCCGCTGGGTAATATTATCCCTGAGTGGAACGATTTAGTTTATCGCAACGAATGGGAAGAGGCCTCCATTCGTTTACATTCCACCAATAATTTCCCGGAAGTTACCGGGCGGGTCTGCCCCGCACCTTGCGAAACCGCTTGTGTGTTGGGAATTATTGAACCGCCGGTGACCATCAAAAATATTGAAAAATCTATTGCCGACAAAGCCTTTGGTTTAGGCATCATTAAACCCGTGCTGCCTATCCGTAAAACGGGCAAAAAAGTGGCCGTGATTGGTTCGGGGCCTGCGGGGTTAGCTTGTGCTCAGCAATTGGCCAGGGCTGGCCATGATGTGACCGTGTTTGAAAAAAGCGATCGGATTGGTGGTTTATTACGTTATGGGATCCCCGATTTTAAAATGGAAAAGGCCATCATCGATCGTCGCATGGCCCAAATGCAAAAAGAAGGGGTACAATTTAAAACCAATGTTCATATTGGGGCGCAACTCAAGGCCGATGAATTAAAAAAGCAGTTTGACGCCGTGGTATTGGCCATGGGGGCCGAAGCTCCTCGCGAATTGCATATTCCAGGCCGAGACTTGCCCGGGGTTCATTTAGCCATGGATTACTTAACCCAAAATAATAAACGCGTTGCTGGTGATAAGCTTGATACTGCTCAAGCCATCTTCGCCAAAGACAAAGTTGTGATTGTCATTGGAGGCGGCGATACCGGTTCGGATTGTGTGGGTACTGCCAACCGTCAGGGTGCCAAAGAAGTTCATCAGTTTGAAATTATGTCGCGGCCACCCGAAGCCCGTGATCCCAGCACTCCCTGGCCTTATTGGCCTTATATGTTGCGTACTTCTTCTTCCCAAGAAGAGGGTTGCGAGCGACAATGGAGTTTGTTGACCAAAAAATTCTCAGGGGAGGCCAAAGTCGAAAAGTTGCATGGGGTTAAAGTCGAGATGAAAAAAGATGCTTCGGGCAAAATGCAATTGGTAGAAATCCCAGGGAGCGAATTTGAAATAAAAGCCGATCTCGTGTTGCTTGCCATGGGTTTTGTGTCGCCCGTTAAGAACGGGTTACTTGAGCAGCTCGGGGTGCAATACAATGAAAAAAGTGCAGTGAAAATCAACAGTCAACGCATGACATCCGTTCCAGGAGTTTTTGCAGCTGGCGATGTATCGCGGGGGGCATCACTCGTGGTATGGGCCATTGCCGATGGGCGCCAAACTGCCCGTGAAGTAGACAAATACCTCATGGGTTCCACCGACCTCTTATAA